Proteins from a single region of Methanotorris igneus Kol 5:
- the rfbD gene encoding dTDP-4-dehydrorhamnose reductase, giving the protein MEKVAVIGLGMIGYELVKKYLELDDYEVCIITRSDRGFFRDVEKYFVDITNENKIKETIKKINPDFVVNTAAMTNVDLCETEKDLAYKINALGVKYIGEICKEITCSLCHISTDYVFDGEKGNYVEEDEINPINYYGYTKAEGERLLRELDYDLISIVRISVPYCISPVKTNFFMWVLEKLRNNEVVNAVIDQWNTPTYVNELVEGIVKIYENDFNGLLHFGGGEKVSRYEFALKVAEIFGFDKSLIKPTKSSKLGWKAKRPKDTSLNSKKVEKLLKIELKDIGSALKELKNLKMR; this is encoded by the coding sequence ATGGAGAAAGTTGCTGTTATTGGCTTGGGAATGATTGGTTATGAGTTGGTTAAAAAATATTTAGAATTGGATGATTATGAGGTTTGTATTATAACGAGGAGTGATAGGGGATTTTTTAGGGATGTTGAAAAATATTTTGTGGATATTACTAACGAAAATAAAATTAAAGAAACTATTAAAAAGATAAATCCTGATTTTGTTGTAAATACTGCTGCAATGACTAATGTTGATTTGTGTGAAACAGAAAAGGACTTGGCGTATAAAATAAATGCGTTGGGTGTAAAATATATTGGGGAAATTTGTAAGGAAATTACGTGTTCTCTATGCCATATATCAACTGATTATGTTTTTGATGGGGAAAAAGGGAACTATGTTGAGGAGGATGAGATAAATCCAATAAATTATTATGGCTACACAAAGGCAGAGGGAGAGAGGTTGTTGCGTGAGTTGGATTATGACTTAATTTCTATTGTTAGAATCTCTGTACCTTATTGTATAAGCCCAGTTAAAACTAACTTCTTTATGTGGGTTTTAGAAAAATTGAGAAATAACGAAGTTGTAAATGCGGTTATTGATCAATGGAATACTCCAACCTATGTTAATGAGTTAGTTGAGGGGATCGTTAAAATTTATGAGAACGATTTTAACGGCTTACTACACTTTGGTGGAGGAGAAAAAGTAAGTAGATATGAATTTGCTTTAAAAGTTGCTGAAATCTTTGGATTTGACAAAAGTTTAATTAAACCAACTAAAAGTTCTAAATTAGGATGGAAAGCAAAAAGACCAAAAGATACATCTTTGAACAGTAAAAAAGTTGAGAAGTTATTGAAGATTGAGTTAAAGGATATTGGAAGTGCTCTAAAGGAGTTAAAAAACTTAAAAATGAGATAA
- a CDS encoding TIGR00288 family NYN domain-containing protein: protein MWKKLGDLKSKLYIKTRKKGSNKIALLIDGPNMLRKEFNIDLDKIREALEEFGTIVIGRVYLNQYASDKLIEAIVNQGFEPRISAGDVDVEMAVDGTELIFNDNIDTIAYMTRDADFLPAIRKAKERGKKIIVIGAEPGFSTALQNIADHVIRIEENFALDREKLEKKKKERELINKEREDEE, encoded by the coding sequence ATGTGGAAAAAACTTGGTGATTTGAAAAGTAAACTATACATAAAAACCCGTAAAAAGGGTTCGAACAAAATAGCACTTCTCATTGATGGGCCAAATATGCTAAGAAAGGAGTTTAATATTGATTTGGATAAAATTAGAGAAGCATTGGAAGAGTTTGGGACTATTGTTATTGGGAGGGTTTATTTAAACCAGTATGCATCAGATAAGTTGATAGAGGCTATTGTTAATCAAGGTTTTGAACCAAGAATCTCTGCTGGAGATGTCGATGTTGAGATGGCTGTTGATGGAACAGAGTTAATTTTTAATGATAATATTGATACCATTGCATATATGACGCGAGATGCTGATTTTTTGCCTGCAATTAGAAAGGCAAAGGAGAGAGGTAAGAAGATTATTGTTATAGGGGCTGAGCCAGGATTTTCAACCGCACTGCAAAATATAGCAGATCATGTAATAAGGATTGAAGAAAACTTTGCACTTGATAGGGAAAAATTGGAGAAAAAGAAAAAAGAGAGGGAATTGATTAATAAAGAAAGAGAAGATGAAGAATAA
- the rfbB gene encoding dTDP-glucose 4,6-dehydratase, translating to MNLVTFGELFDQLSKTNKVIKDGKHEIIDVSGKNIKVLSFYNGYGAWFPLKKVIRHYYKGKLLCLRQKWGEIYVTPNHSVYDVFGNLVSADSNPELLVIRRVNYYPHEHKFKNTTKIRAEGNGHLRVTLDKTYTGEKLEALLRLFAAYISEGNATYNKANGSYAVVISNSNENWLKSLAEDYKLISNGSYSITKRNDGVYQLELKSKEFYQMCINLCGKNAPEKKLPDFIYGLDKKYQTLFWETLIKGDGTYRQWKRDKVAEYTTVSRKLAAGLGLLLALLGVDYTYYINKPRDGNYTSYTIRTRLFYNVSTGKREIIEIEYEGYVYDLEVERSHNFVAGVGNVVAHNTHVDRSISNPYSFIESNIIGVYTILEAIRKYNPEVNFVHVSTDEVYGDIKEGSFSEKDRLMPSSPYSASKAGGDMLVLGWARTYNLNAKITRCSNNYGPYQFPEKLIPKTIIRASMDLKVPIYGKGNNVRDWLYVLDHCSGIELVLERGERREIYNIASNQEKKNIEVVKMILELMRKPYDLIEFVEDRPGHDVRYSIDSSKIKELGWRPKYNFEEGLKETVNWYLNNKWWWKPLINEKVLHPTPWKLKW from the coding sequence ATAAATCTTGTAACATTTGGTGAATTATTTGATCAACTGAGCAAAACTAATAAGGTAATAAAAGACGGGAAACATGAAATAATTGATGTTTCAGGAAAAAATATAAAAGTATTGTCATTTTATAACGGCTATGGGGCATGGTTTCCGTTGAAAAAGGTTATCCGACATTATTATAAAGGAAAACTCTTATGTTTGCGTCAAAAATGGGGAGAAATCTATGTAACTCCAAATCACTCTGTATATGATGTTTTTGGAAATCTTGTTAGTGCAGATTCAAATCCGGAGCTTTTGGTAATTAGGAGGGTAAATTATTATCCCCATGAACACAAATTTAAAAATACTACTAAGATTCGTGCTGAAGGGAATGGTCATTTAAGAGTAACTCTTGATAAGACCTATACTGGGGAGAAATTAGAAGCACTCTTAAGATTATTCGCAGCATACATTTCAGAGGGAAATGCCACATATAACAAAGCAAATGGCTCATACGCTGTAGTTATATCCAACAGTAATGAGAATTGGTTAAAAAGCTTAGCTGAGGATTATAAACTAATTTCGAATGGCTCATATTCAATTACAAAACGAAATGATGGTGTTTATCAGCTGGAGTTGAAAAGCAAAGAATTTTATCAAATGTGTATAAATCTATGTGGTAAAAATGCTCCGGAGAAAAAACTTCCAGATTTTATATATGGGCTGGATAAAAAATACCAGACATTATTTTGGGAGACACTCATAAAAGGGGATGGGACGTACAGGCAATGGAAAAGAGACAAGGTCGCTGAATACACCACAGTTTCAAGAAAACTGGCAGCGGGACTGGGTCTACTTCTGGCATTGTTGGGTGTTGATTATACATACTATATAAACAAACCAAGAGATGGGAACTATACTTCATATACTATTAGGACAAGACTGTTTTATAATGTTTCCACTGGCAAAAGAGAGATAATTGAAATTGAGTATGAAGGATATGTCTATGATTTGGAAGTAGAAAGGTCTCACAATTTCGTAGCTGGTGTTGGAAATGTAGTGGCTCATAACACCCATGTTGATAGAAGCATTTCCAATCCCTATTCATTTATAGAAAGCAATATAATTGGTGTCTATACTATATTAGAAGCAATTAGGAAGTATAATCCAGAAGTTAATTTTGTTCATGTTAGTACTGATGAGGTTTATGGGGATATTAAGGAGGGTTCATTTAGTGAGAAAGATAGGTTAATGCCCTCCTCCCCATACTCTGCAAGTAAAGCAGGGGGAGATATGCTTGTTTTAGGGTGGGCAAGAACATACAATTTAAATGCAAAGATAACGAGATGTTCAAACAATTACGGCCCTTATCAATTTCCTGAAAAGTTGATTCCAAAAACGATAATTAGGGCAAGTATGGATTTAAAGGTTCCAATATATGGAAAGGGAAATAACGTTAGGGATTGGTTATATGTATTAGATCATTGTAGTGGAATAGAGTTAGTTTTAGAACGGGGAGAGAGAAGAGAGATTTATAACATTGCTTCAAATCAAGAAAAGAAAAATATAGAAGTTGTTAAGATGATTTTAGAATTGATGAGAAAACCTTATGATTTAATTGAGTTTGTTGAAGATAGACCAGGGCATGATGTTAGATATAGTATTGATTCATCAAAAATAAAAGAACTTGGATGGAGACCTAAGTACAATTTTGAAGAGGGTTTAAAGGAAACTGTCAATTGGTATTTAAATAATAAGTGGTGGTGGAAGCCATTGATTAATGAGAAGGTTTTACATCCTACGCCTTGGAAGTTAAAGTGGTGA
- the rfbC gene encoding dTDP-4-dehydrorhamnose 3,5-epimerase — MPFEFIKTKIPDVILIKPKVFGDERGFFMETYKKEDFEKVGIKGEFIQDNHSKSRYGVLRGLHFQRKPYAQAKIVRCIRGVIFDVAVDLRRNSPTFGKWVGVILSEYNKYQLYIPRGFAHGFCVLSDVAEVIYKVDNVYAPDYEEGVIWNDRDIGIEWPIDEPILSEKDKKWPTLKELVERGGVF, encoded by the coding sequence ATGCCATTTGAGTTTATAAAAACTAAGATACCTGATGTAATCTTAATAAAGCCTAAGGTATTTGGGGATGAGAGAGGCTTTTTCATGGAAACTTATAAAAAGGAAGATTTTGAAAAGGTGGGGATTAAAGGTGAGTTTATTCAAGATAACCATTCCAAATCAAGATATGGGGTTTTGAGGGGGTTACATTTTCAGAGGAAACCTTATGCTCAAGCAAAGATTGTTAGGTGCATTAGAGGAGTCATATTTGATGTTGCTGTTGATTTGAGGAGGAATTCTCCGACATTTGGAAAGTGGGTTGGAGTTATTTTATCAGAGTATAACAAGTATCAATTGTATATTCCGAGGGGTTTTGCACATGGATTTTGTGTTTTAAGTGATGTTGCTGAAGTGATTTATAAAGTGGATAATGTTTATGCTCCTGACTATGAGGAAGGAGTTATTTGGAATGATAGAGATATTGGCATCGAATGGCCTATTGATGAGCCAATCTTATCTGAGAAGGATAAAAAATGGCCTACATTGAAGGAGTTAGTTGAGAGGGGAGGGGTATTTTAA
- a CDS encoding IGHMBP2 family helicase, whose protein sequence is MNIKEHYVNKFMKLIEKERKYEMDFHREEIKRLGDKREEVGRAILHLKGRKLREELGSIIVRYGRKKPFKRLEISVGDVVLISKGNPLHSDLFGNVVEIGKNFIDIAFDEAPPKWAYKDVRIDLYVNDITFKRMKKALNKFRNINNKLVGIILGIDEPRMGKEVKVKFFDKNLNESQKNAVINALRAKDLYLIHGPPGTGKTRTITEVIIQECMRKNKVLATADSNIAADNILSNLSKYTKYINIVRIGHPTRISKELIEHSLFYKVEKHEKYKAIKKIKEEMSKLMDERDKYKKPIPKWRRGMSDEEIVIFSKLNKDVRGVPRDVLKSMAKWIKTNEKIKKLREKMKKIEEEIIKEIIRKADVVIATNSMAGCDFLEGFEFDVCVIDEGSQSMEPSALIPIVKSKKLIMAGDHKQLPPTVLSEDEELKKTLFERLIKTYPKFSSILKIQYRMNEKIMEFPNKAFYDNKLKAHDSVKSQTILDLIKGVEIDEEDKYIINEEPVVFIDVKGKEKRDKDSTSYYNEEEAKVVAKLVETFKKYNIPVSVITPYDAQVKLISNLCEDIEVSTVDGFQGKENEVIIISFVRTEKFGFLEDLRRLNVAITRAKRKLVIVGCKELLSQNETYKELVKSAKLIKLNEFKLNESEIVLKKAQN, encoded by the coding sequence ATGAACATAAAGGAGCATTATGTTAATAAATTCATGAAGTTAATAGAGAAAGAAAGAAAGTATGAAATGGACTTTCATAGAGAAGAAATTAAAAGACTTGGAGATAAAAGGGAAGAAGTTGGAAGAGCTATCTTGCATCTAAAAGGTAGAAAACTTAGAGAAGAACTTGGAAGCATCATTGTTAGATATGGAAGAAAAAAGCCATTCAAAAGGTTGGAAATATCAGTTGGGGATGTGGTCTTAATAAGTAAAGGAAATCCATTACATAGTGACTTATTTGGGAATGTTGTGGAGATTGGGAAGAATTTTATAGATATAGCGTTTGATGAAGCCCCACCAAAATGGGCATATAAAGACGTTAGAATTGATTTGTATGTGAATGACATAACCTTTAAAAGAATGAAAAAAGCACTCAACAAATTTAGGAATATTAACAACAAATTAGTCGGGATTATCTTGGGTATTGATGAACCAAGAATGGGAAAAGAAGTTAAAGTAAAGTTTTTTGACAAAAACTTAAATGAATCACAAAAAAATGCCGTAATAAATGCATTGAGAGCAAAAGACCTATATCTCATCCACGGCCCTCCAGGAACAGGGAAAACGAGGACAATAACAGAGGTTATAATACAAGAATGCATGAGGAAGAATAAAGTTTTGGCAACAGCAGATTCAAACATAGCAGCAGACAACATATTGAGCAACCTATCAAAATACACCAAATATATAAACATTGTAAGGATTGGTCATCCTACGAGAATTTCAAAAGAGTTGATAGAGCATTCCCTATTCTATAAAGTGGAAAAACATGAAAAATACAAAGCTATTAAAAAAATTAAAGAAGAAATGAGCAAATTAATGGACGAGAGAGATAAATACAAAAAACCCATTCCAAAGTGGAGAAGGGGAATGAGTGATGAAGAGATAGTCATATTCTCAAAATTAAATAAGGATGTTAGAGGAGTTCCAAGAGATGTCCTTAAAAGCATGGCAAAATGGATAAAAACAAATGAAAAAATAAAGAAATTAAGAGAGAAGATGAAGAAAATAGAGGAAGAAATAATAAAAGAAATTATAAGAAAGGCAGATGTTGTCATTGCCACAAATTCCATGGCTGGATGTGATTTTTTAGAGGGTTTTGAGTTTGATGTGTGCGTTATAGATGAAGGAAGTCAGTCAATGGAACCCTCTGCCTTAATTCCAATTGTAAAGTCAAAAAAACTTATAATGGCGGGAGATCACAAACAATTACCGCCAACAGTTTTAAGTGAGGATGAGGAGTTGAAAAAGACGCTATTTGAAAGATTAATAAAAACATATCCAAAGTTCTCAAGTATTTTGAAAATTCAATATAGAATGAATGAAAAGATCATGGAATTTCCAAATAAGGCATTCTATGATAACAAATTGAAAGCCCATGATTCTGTAAAATCACAAACAATACTTGATTTAATAAAGGGTGTTGAAATTGATGAGGAAGATAAATACATCATAAATGAAGAACCGGTTGTATTTATTGATGTTAAAGGAAAAGAAAAGAGGGATAAGGACTCAACTTCATACTACAATGAGGAGGAGGCTAAAGTTGTTGCAAAACTGGTAGAGACATTCAAAAAATACAATATCCCAGTTAGCGTAATAACTCCATACGATGCCCAAGTAAAATTAATATCAAATTTATGTGAAGACATAGAGGTTAGTACAGTAGATGGTTTCCAGGGAAAAGAGAACGAAGTTATTATAATTTCCTTTGTAAGAACTGAGAAATTTGGATTTTTGGAGGATTTGAGAAGGTTAAATGTCGCTATCACAAGAGCAAAAAGAAAACTTGTAATTGTTGGGTGTAAAGAACTATTAAGCCAAAATGAAACATATAAAGAATTGGTAAAATCAGCTAAACTAATTAAATTAAATGAATTTAAATTAAATGAAAGTGAAATAGTTCTAAAAAAAGCACAAAATTAA
- the rfbA gene encoding glucose-1-phosphate thymidylyltransferase RfbA has translation MKGIILAGGSGTRLYPITYAGNKHLMPIYNKPMVYYPLSILMLAKIREILIISTPEDLPRFKKLLGTGEKFGIELYYKEQKEPKGLAEAFIIGEEFIGDDNVCLVLGDNILYGSGLTGFLLEAKEELEKKGGGIIFGQYVKDPERYGVIEFDENGNVKSIIEKPKNPPSNYAVIGLYFYDNEVIEIAKQVKPSWRGELEITDVNNEYLKKRKLKVKLLPRGIAWFDAGTHESFLEATNFVAAIERRQGLMIGCLEEIAYRNGWISKEQLLELAKPLMKTDYGKYLERLANEG, from the coding sequence GTGAAGGGTATAATCTTAGCAGGAGGCTCAGGAACAAGGTTGTATCCTATAACCTATGCTGGAAACAAACATCTAATGCCAATATATAACAAACCAATGGTTTATTATCCATTGTCAATTTTAATGCTCGCCAAAATTAGAGAAATTTTAATTATCTCAACTCCTGAAGATCTGCCAAGATTTAAAAAACTTTTAGGTACTGGGGAGAAATTTGGAATAGAGCTATATTATAAAGAACAAAAAGAACCTAAGGGGTTGGCAGAGGCGTTTATTATTGGAGAAGAGTTTATTGGTGATGATAATGTATGTCTGGTATTGGGGGATAATATTTTATATGGTAGTGGATTAACTGGATTTTTACTTGAAGCAAAAGAAGAGTTAGAAAAGAAAGGAGGAGGAATTATATTTGGACAGTATGTTAAGGACCCTGAAAGATATGGAGTTATTGAGTTTGATGAGAATGGAAATGTAAAATCAATCATAGAAAAACCAAAAAATCCGCCATCAAATTATGCGGTGATTGGACTTTACTTCTATGATAATGAAGTAATAGAGATTGCAAAGCAAGTAAAACCATCTTGGAGGGGAGAATTAGAGATAACTGATGTAAATAATGAATACTTAAAGAAAAGAAAGCTAAAAGTTAAGCTTTTACCAAGAGGGATTGCATGGTTTGATGCTGGAACACATGAAAGTTTTTTAGAGGCAACAAACTTCGTTGCTGCAATTGAGAGAAGGCAAGGGTTAATGATTGGCTGCTTGGAAGAAATTGCCTATAGAAATGGATGGATAAGTAAGGAGCAATTATTAGAGCTTGCCAAACCATTAATGAAAACTGATTATGGAAAGTATTTAGAAAGATTAGCTAATGAGGGATAA